Part of the Toxotes jaculatrix isolate fToxJac2 chromosome 1, fToxJac2.pri, whole genome shotgun sequence genome, GTGATGGGACTTATTCGATGTTACTTTCCCTGGTCACCTACTTTAGATCAATCACCTGAACTGCAGATGGATTTGCTGATTCGCAGTCAAGACTTAGCCGTGGACCCTAAACCTGGACACTAAGCCTGGGGATTATGTTTGAAGGCTTCAGTGTAGGATTTGAAATGTTCTGCCTCTGGCTGACTCCTAGTGGCACAATCAAAAAagacactgcagcagacagaagtgaatgtaaaaatatgttttaataacaaaataaagcTCTGAAACATACAGCATGagtttttctctcagtgtgacacttttcttctttctttgcatCACATTCAGCCGTTTTCTTTCACAGTTCTCAGCAGAAGAATCAAAGACAAATCTGGGCTGATTCAATATTTCAAGCACTAATCTAACGTTCATCTTCTGTCAGTTTAGTCTTAACTGAAATGTTTGGCTTTATTCAGATGACACAACCTCAATTAAAGCAGCTGTGATTAATATTATGTTAACAATGGGTCAAACGACTGTGTGTTATGTGAAGTGTTTCTCATGAATGATCAGCCTCAGCTCTCCAGAGCGTCTCAGCGTCTTTGGTTTTACAGTTTGCAGTTTTCCTGCTTTGGTTCGCTCTCACACATCGTTTCCAGAAAACCTGATGTTCTCCACACTCAGCActaaatgacagacagacactgttaAAGTGGAACATGTAGAAGCTAAGGGACCTGACTTTACCTCAGGAGGTTTTTAAAGAAGGGTGGATTTTGGGCTCACAGCCACCGAGTAGCTCGAAACATGATCTCAAACACATTTGATAGAACAACGTCATGTTGTGTTAatgttgccaaaaaaaaaaaggacactgcTTTAAAAACCAAACATCGAATGCAACATGATGCTGCTATTTTTATCGACCTGCTGCTGAGACGCTCACACCACAGATACATTTAACCATTTTAAAACTCTTTATGTTTAAAACATCATCagtaacaaacagaacaacTGTAAGAACCAATTAAACCATGTAATCAAGAAGTGATCTGACTTTTGTTGATGTTTACTTctgggttgtttgtttgtttacaaatcAACTACAGCCATCATTTCTAAACtaaatacacatgaaacaatGAGTACAAATATACAGTAACTGTCGATCCTATGTTCTATGTTACGTGTCAGTTTGCTTAGAGATGTTACCTCAACACCAAAACAGACCTCAGGCGCACAGCAAGGACTCGGCCTTTGGACCGGCCGTCAAAACCACGGCAGAACTGCAGCCGTGAAAAACTGCGCTGAGCTTCAGCTTCAAGCTCAACGTGGAGACGCAGGCAAAGCTTCTAAACCCAAGGTATGAAGACCACACCTCTGCACCAGCCTCAAACCCGATCATGTGGGCGGTGAATCCACTCGGGCAGCGGCTCACGGTAATTTCCCACAGTTCTGGATGACCCAGCTCGTGGCGTTGACATCCAGCTTGAGCAGGTTCATGACCCATTCGTCCTTTTGAGCTCCCTCCATGAACTCAGACAAGGTTATCTGACCTGTGGGGCACAAAATCACAACCCATGATGACCACTTCACACGTAACGCACAGGGAAAGAGTCTTTAGACCGTACATTCAGCACACAAATCATTTTACACGTCAGCTCTGCACAATAACTAATCAGTTATTGGTCACTGTAATGATTCTTCCTGTTCATGCTGATAAGGATGAAGTGATCCATTCCTCTGTAAGACATGGAGGACAAATCCACTGTCTTTGTTCTGTCCAAAACTGTGTTCTGAGGGTCAGTCAAAGCTAATGAGGGTCTTCAGGAGACAGACGTTGTGTTCACATACCGTCGTTATTCTGGTCGACCAGCTCAAAGATCCGGTCGCAGATTTCAGACGGAGTCATGCTGACGTCGCTCGTCCGGAGCTTGATCTTGTAAATAATCTGTGTGAGATACACGAAGTGTGTCTGTGATCCGATGAACAAACCATCGGTTCAAGCTTCTTCTGCACCACATACAGAGGGTGATGCCTTCACTGACTGCTCAGAGCATTTCACACATCATACGTCTGAACGTTGACACAACAACTATTTTAATCAGAAGAATTTTCCTGCTGGTTTTTCATCTTTAGGATCCTTAAATGTAGAATACTGATGTTATGGAACTGTAGCTTTTCTCTTGGATTACTGTGACTAATGTTACACAAGGCAAATCAGACCATGTGGACAGTGGGCTAATTTTATGTCTCTCAGTTTAGAGGCTTATTGTAAAGCACAACAAAGATGTTCACTTCAAGAATAGCCCAGCAGAGACCATCCCCGGCTAACCTCATCTAATACCCCACAGACCTACAGGACCTGAGTGTCACTGGGCCGgtactgtaatctgctgagagGATTTGTGTTATGAAACCTGCTCATTTGGACCAATTGGTGTGTTACATCAGCTGAATATCCACAAACACTTTGTTCAAATTGGCCCCTAATTTCTACAGAACTGCAGAAACAACCTCACAGTAAAGTGATGTCTCACCCTGATGATCCGTTTCACCTCCGTCCTGTCCAACTTGCCGTTTCCATCCTTGTCATACATCTTGAAGGACCACTTCAGTCGGTCTTCAAGATTCCCCCGAAAGATCAAGTGAAGTGCTGCCACATACTCGAGGAAATCGAGTGCGTTATCCTGCAGGCGAACAATTCAGAGTTACACTTTCAACAATTTTCAAGAAATGAAAATCGAATTCTACTTTTAAAAACTGcggagtgtttttatttttacattattcgTGTCAAAGGAGCGGAATATTGTCTCGATGTAGAGGGACTCCTCTGCAGAGCTGCTCGGAACTCCGAAGATCCTCTTTAACTCGTGTAAGTGCAGGGCGCCGCTCGGACACTCCTTCATGAAAACGATGCACAGGTCCTGAATCTGAGCCAGGTCCATCTCCTCGGTGTGGCTTTCTTCTTGTCCCATGGTCTCTGGACAGCTTGGTAAAACAAGTCCCGACTGT contains:
- the LOC121181943 gene encoding guanylyl cyclase-activating protein 2-like; this encodes MGQEESHTEEMDLAQIQDLCIVFMKECPSGALHLHELKRIFGVPSSSAEESLYIETIFRSFDTNNDNALDFLEYVAALHLIFRGNLEDRLKWSFKMYDKDGNGKLDRTEVKRIIRIIYKIKLRTSDVSMTPSEICDRIFELVDQNNDGQITLSEFMEGAQKDEWVMNLLKLDVNATSWVIQNCGKLP